From the Anser cygnoides isolate HZ-2024a breed goose chromosome 24, Taihu_goose_T2T_genome, whole genome shotgun sequence genome, one window contains:
- the GPN2 gene encoding GPN-loop GTPase 2: MSEGSKGNSLAFGQVVIGPPGSGKTTYCHGMQEFMGRIGRKVAVVNLDPANEGMPYPCAVDISELITLPDVMESLKLGPNGGLIYCMEYLEANLDWLQEKLAAFRGHYYLFDCPGQVELYTHHSALKNVFAQMAKWNFRLAAVHLVDSHYCTDPGKFISVLCTSLSTMLHVELPHVNVLSKMDLIEQYGKLAFNLDYYTEVLDLSYLVDHLASDPFFRNYRRLNAKLVEVIEDYSLVSFVPLNVQDKESMRQVMQAVDKANGYSFGDQEHRSLEALMSAAVGADFHFTSTLAVQEKYVQSRDKTMEEEVMDM, from the exons ATGTCTGAGGGCAGCAAGGGGAACTCGCTGGCCTTCGGCCAGGTGGTGATCGGGCCGCCGGGCTCCGGGAAGACGACCTACTGCCACGGCATGCAGGAGTTCATGGGCAGGATCGGGCGCAAGGTGGCCGTGGTGAACCTGGACCCCGCCAACGAGGGGATGCCCTACCCGTGCGCCGTGGACATCTCCGAGCTCATCACCCTGCCCGACGTGATGGAGAGCTTGAAGCTGGGCCCCAACGGGGGGCTGATCTACTGCATGGAGTACCTGGAGGCCAACCTCGACTGGCTGCAGGAGAAGCTGGCCGCTTTCAGGGGTCACTACTACTTGTTTGACTGCCCGGGGCAGGTAGAGCTCTACACCCACCACAGCGCCCTGAAGAACGTCTTTGCCCAGATGGCCAAGTGGAATTTCAGG CTGGCTGCAGTGCATTTGGTGGATTCTCACTACTGCACAGACCCCGGCAAGTTCATCTCCGTGCTCTGCACGTCGCTCTCCACCATGCTGCACGTGGAACTGCCCCACGTGAACGTCCTCTCCAAGATGGACCTGATCGAGCAGTACGGCAAGCTGG CTTTCAACCTGGATTATTACACAGAGGTCCTGGACCTCTCTTACTTGGTTGACCATTTAGCTTCTGACCCCTTCTTCAGAAATTACCGCCGCCTCAACGCGAAGCTGGTGGAGGTGATCGAGGACTACAGCCTGGTGTCCTTTGTTCCGCTCAACGTCCAG GATAAGGAGAGTATGCGGCAGGTGATGCAGGCCGTGGACAAAGCCAACGGCTACTCCTTTGGAGACCAGGAGCACAGGAGCCTGGAAGCCCTGATGTCGGCAGCAGTTGGAGCAGATTTCCACTTTACTTC CACACTCGCAGTGCAGGAGAAGTATGTGCAATCTCGGGACAAGACCATGGAAGAAGAAGTGATGGATATGTAA